One genomic segment of Vibrio quintilis includes these proteins:
- the uvrY gene encoding UvrY/SirA/GacA family response regulator transcription factor has protein sequence MISVFLVDDHELVRTGIRRIIEDVRGMNVAGEADSGEDAVKWCRNHHVDVVLMDMNMPGIGGLEATKKILRYNPDIRIIVLTVHTENPFPTKVMQAGAVGYLSKGAGPDEMVNAIRVVNSGQRYISPEIAQQMALSQFSSASENPFADLSERELQIMMMITKGQKVTDISEQLNLSPKTVNSYRYRLFAKLDINGDVELTHLAIRHGMLDTETL, from the coding sequence TTGATTAGTGTATTCCTTGTAGATGATCATGAGCTGGTTCGCACAGGGATTCGGCGTATTATTGAAGACGTCCGTGGAATGAATGTAGCAGGGGAAGCTGACAGCGGTGAAGATGCTGTGAAGTGGTGTCGTAATCATCATGTTGATGTTGTTTTGATGGATATGAACATGCCGGGCATTGGTGGTCTGGAAGCAACAAAGAAAATATTACGGTACAACCCTGACATTCGTATCATCGTATTAACCGTACATACCGAAAATCCATTTCCGACAAAAGTAATGCAGGCCGGGGCTGTTGGATATCTTTCAAAAGGTGCCGGGCCGGATGAAATGGTCAATGCGATTCGGGTTGTAAATAGTGGTCAGCGCTATATTTCACCAGAGATAGCTCAGCAAATGGCTTTGAGCCAGTTTTCTTCTGCTTCTGAAAATCCATTTGCTGATTTGTCTGAGCGTGAGTTACAAATCATGATGATGATTACGAAAGGACAAAAAGTGACCGATATTTCTGAACAGCTGAATTTAAGTCCCAAAACAGTGAACAGTTACAGATATCGTTTATTCGCAAAGTTAGATATTAACGGCGATGTTGAATTAACCCATTTAGCCATTCGGCACGGAATGTTAGATACTGAGACTTTATAG
- a CDS encoding DNA polymerase II, which produces MTIEKGFLLTRHARDYGGKTQIELWVSTTHGPAQILIENEQPVCFIPDSDKDKIQQLSERNSDNVTYKELPLKNFGSTPLIACYHRTIKASQHFNELCVRKKIDVLESDIRLADRYLMERFICGSLEFTGNVTQKNTHKMVTHAKCRKGDFHPDLQLVSLDIECSEKGELYSIGLDSDKDARVIMIGQPGEAPHTSLPFHIEWVADEVQLLHTLIQWFSTYDPDIIIGWNVVDFDFRLLHKRAEKHHIRLALGRDQQTISFRTSGQSQKSFIYIPGRVVLDGIDSLKTATYQFSSWSLESVSQTLLNEGKAIHNVNDRMAEINHMFRHDKIKLAIYNLKDCQLVRRIFDHTHLSDFMVQRSKLTGLELDRIGGSVAAFTNLYLPRLHRAGYIAPNLISENWQASPGGYVMDSVPGLYDSVIVLDFKSLYPSIIRTFLIDPLGLIEGLKLTAGKEADQAVPGFRGGQFHRTRHFLPKMIESLWQARDIAKQNNEAAFSQAIKIIMNSFYGVLGSSGCRFFDTRLASSITMRGHEIMKQTRQLIENSGYKVIYGDTDSTFVSLEKEHSAEEASKTGRLLTQTINQWWQKYLEETYQLESCLEIEYETHYRKFFMPTIRGAETGSKKRYAGLTGSGEDEQMIFKGLESVRTDWTPLAQRFQQELYHRVFHQENPCDYVRNFVEETLAGEFDQALIYRKRLRRRLSEYQKNIPPQVRAARLADEHHRRQGKPLQYQNKGTIEYVITLNGPEPIEFQNSPLDYQHYIDKQLKPVADAILPFIGYQFDDLTKPQLGLF; this is translated from the coding sequence TTGACTATAGAAAAGGGGTTCCTTCTCACCCGTCACGCCAGAGATTATGGAGGAAAAACGCAAATCGAACTTTGGGTTTCTACCACGCATGGACCCGCTCAAATATTGATTGAAAACGAACAGCCCGTCTGTTTTATCCCCGATTCAGACAAAGATAAAATTCAACAGTTATCCGAACGAAATAGTGACAATGTCACCTATAAAGAACTTCCGTTAAAAAACTTCGGGTCCACTCCCTTAATTGCATGCTATCACCGGACAATTAAAGCCTCTCAGCATTTCAATGAACTTTGCGTCCGTAAAAAAATCGATGTATTAGAAAGCGATATACGGCTGGCAGATCGGTATTTAATGGAACGTTTTATCTGCGGCAGCCTCGAATTTACAGGGAATGTGACACAAAAAAACACTCATAAAATGGTTACACACGCAAAATGCCGCAAAGGTGATTTCCATCCGGATTTGCAACTTGTCTCATTAGATATTGAATGTTCAGAAAAGGGAGAACTCTATTCGATTGGCCTTGATAGTGATAAGGATGCCCGGGTAATTATGATTGGCCAGCCCGGAGAAGCACCGCATACATCGCTTCCCTTTCATATCGAGTGGGTCGCTGATGAAGTACAACTGCTGCATACTTTAATTCAATGGTTTAGCACTTATGATCCGGATATTATCATCGGCTGGAATGTGGTTGATTTTGACTTTCGCCTGTTACATAAACGTGCGGAAAAACACCATATCCGGCTGGCGCTGGGCCGGGATCAGCAAACGATTTCTTTCCGGACCTCAGGTCAGTCACAAAAGAGTTTTATCTACATTCCGGGCCGGGTGGTATTAGATGGGATAGACTCATTAAAAACAGCCACTTACCAGTTCAGTTCATGGTCACTGGAATCCGTATCACAAACCCTGCTCAATGAAGGTAAAGCCATTCATAACGTCAACGACCGGATGGCAGAAATTAATCATATGTTCAGACATGACAAGATCAAACTGGCCATTTATAACCTGAAGGACTGCCAGTTAGTCCGGCGGATTTTTGATCATACCCATCTGTCAGACTTTATGGTCCAGCGTTCAAAACTGACCGGGCTTGAATTAGATCGGATTGGTGGCTCGGTTGCCGCTTTTACAAATCTCTATCTGCCCCGCCTTCACCGGGCTGGCTATATTGCCCCAAATCTGATTTCGGAAAACTGGCAGGCCAGCCCGGGTGGATATGTCATGGATTCCGTTCCCGGATTATATGATTCGGTCATTGTGCTGGATTTTAAAAGCCTTTATCCCTCAATTATCCGCACGTTCCTGATTGACCCACTTGGACTCATCGAAGGTCTGAAGCTGACCGCCGGTAAAGAAGCAGATCAGGCGGTTCCCGGATTTCGTGGTGGTCAGTTCCACCGGACACGACACTTTTTGCCAAAGATGATTGAGTCACTCTGGCAAGCCAGAGATATTGCCAAACAGAATAACGAAGCTGCATTTTCTCAGGCAATCAAAATCATTATGAACTCATTCTACGGGGTGCTTGGTTCTTCAGGATGCCGTTTCTTTGATACGCGTCTCGCATCCAGTATCACCATGCGTGGCCATGAAATCATGAAGCAAACGAGGCAATTGATTGAAAACAGCGGCTATAAAGTGATTTACGGCGATACAGATTCCACATTTGTTTCTTTAGAAAAAGAGCATTCAGCGGAAGAAGCCAGCAAAACCGGCCGGTTACTGACCCAAACCATTAACCAGTGGTGGCAAAAATATCTGGAAGAGACATACCAGCTGGAGAGTTGCCTGGAAATTGAATATGAAACCCACTATAGAAAATTTTTCATGCCTACTATCCGGGGAGCTGAAACCGGCTCTAAAAAACGTTATGCCGGACTCACAGGTTCCGGTGAAGATGAACAGATGATTTTCAAGGGTCTGGAAAGTGTCAGGACTGACTGGACACCACTTGCACAGCGATTCCAGCAGGAGCTTTACCACCGGGTATTTCATCAGGAAAATCCCTGCGACTACGTGCGTAATTTTGTGGAAGAGACATTAGCCGGAGAGTTCGACCAGGCACTCATCTACAGAAAACGACTCAGGCGGCGGCTAAGCGAATATCAAAAAAATATCCCGCCCCAGGTCCGGGCAGCAAGGCTTGCCGATGAACATCACCGGCGGCAGGGAAAACCGCTTCAATATCAGAACAAAGGGACAATTGAATATGTCATCACACTCAACGGACCTGAACCAATCGAATTTCAAAACAGTCCGTTAGACTACCAGCATTATATAGATAAACAGTTAAAACCCGTTGCTGATGCGATTTTACCTTTCATAGGCTATCAGTTTGACGATCTGACCAAACCTCAGCTGGGTTTATTCTGA
- a CDS encoding nucleotidyltransferase domain-containing protein, with amino-acid sequence MQLPVINPKTPFQKHYQPAIKSLVAYLTAGLGENLHSIYVYGSVARKTARPEHSNLDIVVVCHEPFDDRKTTVFNTLRWRFQKSFPFITDIDIRPALVSEVASLESLFSWGFLLRHCAVCIYGENLSECFGNYETSWEIAKFWNMDIEDRIVYMRDRLVKAGQESEQLMIQTMLAKKLLRASYSLIMYRDKWWFDDPVECGQHFLKYHPEKEKDIERLSILLRQKVIPKRSVIGLLDDYGAWLTKQYKKTEFRIG; translated from the coding sequence ATGCAATTACCTGTAATTAATCCAAAAACACCATTCCAGAAACACTATCAACCAGCAATCAAATCATTAGTTGCTTACCTGACAGCAGGGCTGGGTGAAAACTTACACAGTATCTATGTTTATGGCAGTGTTGCCCGGAAAACGGCGCGGCCGGAGCATTCGAATCTGGATATTGTTGTCGTGTGCCATGAACCTTTTGATGACCGGAAAACCACGGTTTTTAATACCTTACGCTGGCGTTTTCAAAAGTCATTTCCGTTTATTACGGATATTGATATCAGACCAGCTTTAGTCAGTGAAGTCGCTTCGTTGGAGAGCCTTTTTTCATGGGGTTTTTTATTACGTCACTGTGCTGTCTGTATTTACGGCGAAAACTTATCAGAATGTTTCGGGAATTATGAGACCAGCTGGGAGATTGCAAAATTCTGGAATATGGATATTGAAGACCGGATTGTTTACATGAGAGACAGGCTGGTGAAAGCAGGACAGGAGTCTGAGCAACTGATGATTCAAACAATGCTGGCTAAAAAACTATTGCGGGCAAGCTACTCTTTGATTATGTACAGGGATAAGTGGTGGTTTGATGATCCGGTTGAGTGTGGACAGCATTTTCTGAAATATCATCCGGAAAAAGAGAAAGATATTGAACGTTTGAGCATTCTGTTGAGACAGAAAGTGATACCCAAACGTTCAGTCATCGGATTGCTGGATGATTACGGTGCATGGCTGACGAAACAGTATAAGAAGACTGAATTCCGTATTGGTTAA
- the efpL gene encoding elongation factor P-like protein EfpL, whose amino-acid sequence MPKASEIKKGFAIESNGKTLLVKDIEITTPGGRGGAKIYKFRCSDLTTGSRVDERFKSDDVLETLAMTKRAVTFSYIDGDSYIFMDSENFDQYTFKEEDIKDELLFINEETQGLHVILINDNVAAIELPASVELVIEETDPSIKGASASARTKPAHFATGLVVQVPEYIATGERVIINTAERKFMSRA is encoded by the coding sequence ATGCCAAAGGCAAGTGAAATAAAAAAAGGGTTTGCGATTGAATCTAATGGTAAAACTCTATTGGTAAAAGATATTGAAATTACGACTCCGGGCGGCAGAGGTGGTGCAAAAATCTACAAATTCCGTTGTTCTGATTTAACAACCGGTTCCAGAGTAGATGAACGTTTCAAGTCAGACGATGTGTTGGAAACACTGGCCATGACCAAGCGTGCAGTGACTTTTTCGTATATTGACGGCGACAGCTATATCTTTATGGATTCAGAAAACTTCGACCAATACACATTTAAGGAAGAAGATATCAAAGATGAACTGCTGTTCATCAATGAAGAAACGCAGGGACTGCATGTCATTTTGATTAATGACAATGTGGCTGCAATCGAATTACCGGCTTCAGTCGAACTGGTGATCGAAGAGACAGACCCCTCAATTAAAGGGGCATCCGCTTCGGCAAGAACCAAGCCTGCTCACTTTGCCACGGGGCTGGTTGTGCAGGTTCCTGAATATATTGCGACAGGTGAACGTGTGATTATCAATACCGCTGAACGTAAATTTATGAGCCGGGCTTAA
- a CDS encoding HI1450 family dsDNA-mimic protein: protein MTQLLSYDDSIDTAYDIFLEMAADNLEPADVLLFTAQFDERGAAELVEVADDWSAEVGFDVDKTTYAEVLIGLVNEENDALDDIFARMLISRDPSQKFCHIFWKRD, encoded by the coding sequence ATGACTCAGCTACTTTCTTACGATGATTCCATCGATACAGCCTACGATATTTTTCTCGAAATGGCAGCGGATAACCTGGAACCTGCTGATGTACTGCTCTTCACCGCACAATTTGATGAGCGCGGTGCTGCTGAGCTGGTAGAAGTGGCAGATGACTGGTCTGCAGAAGTCGGTTTTGATGTTGATAAAACAACTTATGCCGAGGTTCTTATTGGCTTGGTCAATGAAGAAAATGATGCACTCGACGATATTTTTGCGCGTATGCTTATCAGCCGGGATCCATCGCAGAAGTTTTGCCACATATTCTGGAAAAGAGATTAA
- a CDS encoding DUF3581 domain-containing protein, whose translation MFLAPYFSTFQHQFQFTRQQASHFAKRIAGDFNPIHDEDNKRFCVPGDLLFAVLLKKEGISQKMSFNFSGMVNAETALQIEKKTEKESAVVDENGKEYLHMCREGEMNHNQELIQHLVTSYVRFSGMNFPYILVPLMQKEQVMINCERPLVIYESMDIDLDHLDLSRPEVKLADTTFDVDGKRGAVELNFQFKNEGQLVGKGVKRMVVSGLRPYDQSAIDQLVRKLDDHKSRFLAQFDTEVV comes from the coding sequence ATGTTTTTAGCACCTTATTTCTCAACTTTTCAACATCAGTTTCAGTTCACGCGCCAGCAGGCAAGCCACTTTGCTAAAAGAATTGCGGGCGACTTTAATCCAATACACGATGAAGATAACAAGCGATTTTGTGTTCCCGGAGATCTGTTATTCGCCGTTCTACTTAAGAAAGAAGGTATCAGCCAGAAAATGTCATTCAATTTTTCCGGGATGGTTAACGCAGAGACAGCCCTGCAAATTGAGAAGAAAACGGAGAAAGAAAGTGCTGTTGTTGATGAAAACGGGAAAGAATATCTGCATATGTGCAGAGAAGGTGAAATGAATCATAATCAGGAGCTGATTCAGCATCTGGTGACCAGTTATGTACGATTTTCCGGTATGAACTTCCCTTATATTCTTGTGCCGTTAATGCAAAAAGAACAAGTCATGATCAACTGCGAACGTCCTTTAGTTATTTATGAAAGTATGGATATTGATCTTGACCATCTGGACCTTTCCCGCCCGGAAGTCAAACTGGCGGATACGACCTTTGATGTCGATGGTAAACGGGGCGCTGTTGAACTGAATTTTCAGTTTAAAAATGAAGGGCAACTTGTCGGTAAAGGGGTCAAACGTATGGTTGTCAGTGGTCTTCGCCCCTATGATCAGTCGGCAATCGATCAGCTTGTCCGGAAACTGGACGATCACAAATCCAGATTTCTGGCTCAGTTTGACACAGAAGTTGTCTGA
- a CDS encoding methyltransferase family protein: MNKLPLKVTPIAVFIIAAGLIWTCPEWFVWGDYPLPFRIYIVALSLILSGCFGLSALYSFFVARTTVNPLRPETASTFVCQGVYKISRNPMYLGLCILLVGFTYWLGNLAGFAFVFGFVCYMNRFQIIPEEKALETLFGEEYRVYKTQVRRWI; encoded by the coding sequence ATGAATAAATTGCCATTAAAAGTCACACCAATTGCTGTTTTTATCATTGCAGCCGGGCTGATTTGGACTTGCCCGGAGTGGTTCGTGTGGGGAGATTATCCTTTGCCTTTCCGGATTTATATTGTTGCTCTGAGCCTGATTCTTTCAGGCTGTTTCGGATTAAGTGCCTTATATTCATTTTTTGTTGCCAGGACGACCGTCAACCCGTTACGTCCTGAAACGGCCAGTACATTTGTATGTCAGGGCGTTTATAAAATATCCCGGAATCCTATGTACTTAGGTCTGTGTATTTTATTAGTCGGTTTTACTTACTGGCTGGGTAATCTTGCCGGTTTTGCTTTTGTGTTTGGCTTTGTGTGTTATATGAATCGTTTTCAGATTATTCCGGAAGAAAAAGCGCTGGAAACATTATTTGGTGAGGAGTACCGGGTTTATAAAACCCAGGTTCGCCGCTGGATTTAA
- a CDS encoding glycoside hydrolase family 44 protein, translating into MNGPCRLRLLAKPSALSLLISATLMSAGAYAQISVDYSISPDEQNHTISDLIYGTNHRMKMTGKENFGFYRLGGNRTTGYNWENNYSNAGEDWKHSSDTYMVPDGADETVPGITLTDFIDNDVITGAKAMITLQMAGYVSADKNGTVEEGEVAPSSRWIPVVAKKAGDFSLTPDLTDNAVYMDEMVNFLVKRYGKAEDGGVFAYSLDNEPALWSHTHPRIHPEQVKAKELVERSVEMASAVKDVDPSAKIFGPALYGFSAYVSLQSASDWSDYSDTYHWFIDYYLAQMKAAQAESGKRLLDVLDLHWYSSATGDTGITSSDATSDKDKVARMQAPRTLWDSDYKETSWITQWNYSELPLIPHIQKSVDTYYPDTKIAFTEYSHGGGDDISGGIAEADTLGIFGKYDIYAANSWILNNADDYLASAYRLYRNYDGDNSTFGDTSVTATMSDKENSSVYASVDSETGDLHVIVLNKNMSDAISGSFTIDSTKTYKSGQAYAMTSASTDIKKVGAVDISNNQLQYDIPALSAYHFILSKSDSNGGGEDEGVTATVDIPQNGNSSYCTNVVVTNNGTEAVDWKVSVEIEGTVSNLWNATWTQEGTTLTLEGVEWNKTLQPGKSTNSIGFCATR; encoded by the coding sequence ATGAATGGACCATGCCGCTTAAGACTGCTGGCGAAACCCAGTGCTCTGTCTCTGTTGATTAGTGCAACTTTAATGAGTGCCGGCGCTTATGCGCAAATTAGTGTTGATTATTCGATTTCACCCGATGAGCAAAATCACACCATCAGTGATTTGATTTATGGGACAAATCACCGGATGAAAATGACCGGGAAAGAAAATTTTGGTTTTTACCGTTTAGGCGGAAACAGAACCACAGGATACAACTGGGAAAATAATTACTCGAATGCAGGTGAAGACTGGAAGCATTCCAGTGACACATATATGGTTCCTGACGGTGCAGATGAAACCGTTCCCGGAATTACCCTGACTGACTTCATTGATAATGATGTGATTACTGGTGCAAAAGCCATGATTACTTTACAAATGGCTGGTTATGTTTCTGCGGATAAAAACGGTACGGTGGAAGAAGGAGAAGTTGCACCTTCTTCGCGATGGATCCCTGTTGTTGCCAAGAAAGCCGGAGATTTTTCATTAACGCCGGACTTAACTGACAATGCCGTTTATATGGATGAAATGGTGAACTTTCTGGTGAAGCGGTATGGCAAAGCTGAAGATGGTGGTGTTTTTGCCTACTCACTGGATAATGAACCTGCTTTATGGTCGCACACGCATCCCCGGATTCATCCTGAACAAGTCAAAGCGAAAGAATTAGTTGAGCGCTCAGTTGAGATGGCGTCTGCTGTGAAAGATGTCGATCCAAGTGCAAAAATATTCGGCCCGGCATTATATGGTTTCAGTGCTTACGTCTCTTTGCAGTCAGCCTCTGACTGGTCAGATTATTCTGATACATATCACTGGTTTATTGATTACTATCTGGCTCAGATGAAAGCTGCTCAGGCTGAATCCGGTAAGAGATTACTTGATGTGCTTGATTTGCACTGGTATTCATCAGCAACGGGGGATACCGGTATTACGTCGAGTGATGCGACTTCGGACAAGGATAAAGTTGCCCGGATGCAGGCACCACGGACACTATGGGATTCTGACTATAAAGAAACCAGCTGGATTACGCAGTGGAATTATTCAGAGTTACCATTGATTCCTCATATTCAAAAATCTGTTGATACTTATTATCCGGATACAAAAATTGCCTTCACCGAGTACAGCCACGGCGGGGGAGATGATATCTCCGGGGGTATCGCTGAGGCAGATACCTTAGGTATCTTTGGTAAATATGATATTTATGCCGCAAACAGCTGGATATTGAATAATGCGGATGATTATCTGGCAAGTGCTTATCGCCTTTACCGGAATTACGATGGGGACAACAGCACATTTGGTGACACCAGTGTGACTGCAACCATGAGTGATAAAGAAAATAGTTCGGTCTATGCCTCTGTTGATTCAGAAACCGGGGATTTACACGTTATCGTACTGAATAAAAATATGAGTGATGCCATCAGTGGTTCATTTACGATTGATTCGACTAAGACTTATAAGTCAGGTCAGGCTTATGCGATGACATCAGCATCGACTGATATCAAAAAAGTGGGTGCGGTAGATATTTCAAATAACCAGCTTCAGTATGATATTCCGGCATTGTCTGCGTATCACTTTATTCTGAGTAAATCTGATTCTAACGGTGGCGGTGAAGATGAAGGTGTGACTGCAACGGTTGATATTCCTCAGAATGGAAATTCCTCTTACTGTACCAATGTTGTCGTAACAAATAACGGTACAGAGGCGGTTGACTGGAAAGTTTCTGTTGAGATTGAAGGCACCGTGAGCAACCTGTGGAACGCGACATGGACTCAGGAAGGTACAACGCTGACGCTTGAAGGTGTTGAGTGGAATAAAACACTGCAACCCGGAAAAAGTACAAACTCAATCGGCTTTTGCGCCACCCGGTAG